The genomic region GATTGAATCAACCCCAGCGTTATTTGCCGCTTCAAGGTCTTTACGCGAGTCACCAATCATGATCGAATTTGATATTTCACCTTTAAGTAGATCTATCGCTTTCAATATAGGTTCCGAGTCGGGCTTAATATTTATGACCTCGTGGACTCCCAGAACTACATCAAAATGATGATTAATAGAATTATTTGTTAACGCATCTAAAATGTTAGATTTAACACCGCTAGAGACAACTGCAAAGCAATGTTGTTCTGAGAGTTCGTCTAATAATTCAACAACATTAGGACTCAAAACTTGACGACCATGTGTATCGGTTAATTTCGAATTAACAATATCGACAAATCGCTGATTATCTTCGATCTCAAAATATTTATGTATGTCCCAATCTCCAACATGATACATAATTTCTTTATCTGATGGATACAAATTGAATTCACTAAATGCTTCTCTATATATATTCAACCAAAACTCGATACTTGAAACTAAACAACCATCGAAATCAAATAATAAATTTTTATATTTTGTCACTGATTACAAGTTTAGTAAATTACTAGAGAAGTGCCTATATATTGCTGCTATCCAATTGGAATGTAGCGCTCTTGCGTCATTTGCCCATGTAAGTTGGGGTAATGACGCAGGATTATCATTCCTGTAATATCCATGAGGAATAGATTTAGCTTCTCCTATAGCCCAGTCTCTTTGAAATTCTCTATGTAAATCATAACGGTCATATTCAGGATGTCCCTGTAGAAACATATCATGTCCGCCCAAAGAGTTACGAGATTGCGCAATCAGCCAACCTGCAGTTTTACATGAAGCCAGTACTTCTATATCTTTATTTACAAATTCAGAGATATCAACACTTCCCCATCGTGCATGGGGAGCCCTAATGATATCGTCGATACCCTTAGTAAAAGGCGACGATAAAGTATCGTGTACCTCATGGTCAAATACGCCAAAAAGTTTTTGTGGCATTATGTTTCTTTTCATTTCAAATAATTGATCTAACGCAAAATGGCTTGCGATACAGGAATATATTGTTGAGTAAACATTTGATCGAGCCCAGGAAATTATATCTCTTAATTGATCATAGAATTTAAATTCTATAAAATCTAACCCAATTTTTTGTTCGCCTTTTTGAACATTAGCTAACTCAAGATTCCCGCCCGTAATTATCAATCCATCTAATCCATTTTTTTTGGCTTCACTAAATGGAATATATCTAGTTAATATATTAGCTCTAGATGCGCCCGCACGTTCACGAAAATCTTTATCAAATTTGATTAAAACTGGATCTATCTGAACAGCAGTATTAGACATGTATCTAAGCCATTGAAGTTCAGTAACTTCCATAGTAGCTGCAGGCATTAAATTTATTAAACCAATTCTTGCAGGCCTTACCTTTTGATTAGCTGCATCAATATCATCTAAAACTATCGCGCCAGCTTTAATCAAGCGTGATTTAAGTCTAAATTGCTCTTCACGAATAATAATTGGCATTTACTAAGTTTAACACTATTTGCTTTATTGTATAGATTGCGGCTTTCTAAGTTAGAATCTAGATGATGATAATCGATGCAGTGATATTAGATTTTGATGGAACATTGGTCGATTCTGAACCCATATGGAAAAAAGCTATATTAAGTGTCTTTAAAGAATACGGTATTACTGTTCCGGTAGATTTGTTGCATGCTGGGACAGGTTTAGGCATTGACGTCACAATACCCATGACTTTTGAGGCTTTAAATATCAACGACCTAGATCCCGAAGAGATAAAAAAAAAGATAGTCGATACTGCACATAAGAAGATTATAGAAGAAGCTCAAATTAGAAACGGTTTTTTTGAATTGCTTGAACTACTAAACAAATTAGCAATTCCTCTTGCAGTCTGTACCGCCTCCCCAATGGAAATGTTAAAACCGGCTTTAGACCTTCGTGAGATTAAAAATAGTTTTAAAATTACGCATTCATGTGCTGGCGCAAAAAATATGAAACCACATCCAGACCCTTATCTATTAACTGCAAAAGAATTAGAAGTCGATATTCTTAGGTGCCTAGTTGTTGAGGATTCAATCCCAGGTATTATTTCTGGTATTACATCTGGTGCTAAAACTTTTGCTATTCCATCTATTAACGATTTAGAAAAAGCAAAAAAATTGGATGCTACAATAATAAAAGATTTTGTAGATGTCACAAATTATATACAGGAACATTATGAAGAAAAGTAACATTAAATGGAAATAGATTTCTATTTTGATCCCAGTTGTCCATGGTGTTGGGTTACTAGCCGTTGGTTAGTTGAAGTTAGCGAAAACCGTGTATTAAAAATAAATTGGTTACCTTTTAGTCTTGCGATAAAGAATAACGAACTTTCAGGTGATGATGTTACAGGACATTTAGACACCCATAGTATTGCTCACCAGGTACTTCGCATGATTGAAGCTATACACGAAAAAGAGAATATTGATCGTGGAGTTTTATATAGCGAATTTGGAAAGTCATATTTTATCGATAAAAAATTAGATGACGATAATTTTATGGGCAAAGTTTTGAAACGTCTTGGTTTAAGCAGTGATTACCTTAAAGAAGCGAGCAGAGATAAATATGATAAAGCACTTAGTGTACATATCAAAAATGCAGTAGAAGTCGTTGGGAATGATGTTGGTGTACCTCTTATCATTTTTAATAGCGAAAATGGTGAAAAACAGGGTTACTTCGGTCCAGTATTACAGGGGCTACCCGAAAAAGAACAAGGTTTAATTCTTTGGGATGCACTATCTAAACTAGGTAGCAGCTCACATTTTTTCGAGCTTAAGCGAACCAGAAAAGGTCGGTCAAAAGTAAAAACAACTAAGCGTGTTTTTCCTGAATTCGCCGCAGATAACTTAACAAAATAATCTAATAATTATTTAGAACACTATTGTTTTTCTTCGCATATTAGCTTGACTTGAGTTACTTCAGAAAAACCATAGTCGCCATGCACTCTACCCATACCAGATTGTTTATACCCACCAAATGGATTCTCTGTACCCCAAAACATGACTGTATTTTGGCCGATCATCCCAGATTTAATCTCTTTTGCTAATTTATTGAATCGATCTTTATCTTTTGTCATCACGTGAGCACCTAACCCATAAATTGTGTCATTTGCTAAATTAATAGCTTCATCATCGCTTTTAAATGAAACTATTGGAAGTACCGGTCCGAAAACTTCTTCATGCCAAATTTTCATTTCTTTAACGACATCCGTAATTATTGTTGGAAGAAAATATGCTCCCTTTAGTAGTTCAGGCCTTTCACCACCAATTTCTATTTTTGCACCTTTAACTTTTGCATCTTGTACTTGATCTTCCAATCGCTGTAGTTGATTGCTAGAGATTAATGGACCCATATCATTTGAATCATCAGAAGGATCACCAATTTTCTTGCTAGAAATCAATTTTATTAACCTACTAACAATATCGTCATATATGTCCTCATGAACTATTAGACGTTTTACAGCATCGCAAGATTGACCGGCATCGGAAAATCTCCGACTCCATATATGTTCAATTAATTCATCATTAACTTGTATATCATCAAAAATAACTAAAGGGGCAGAACCTCCTAGTTCAGAAATTATTGGAATAAATTTATCAGCTGCAATTTTTGTTAATTCTTTTCCGGTATTTGTGCTTCCCGTAAATGAAATAAAATCAATCTCTTCTCGAATCATCCACTTACCTACTTGAGCATCTCCAATTAAAATATTAAACACACCTTTTGGCATAGTTGATTGTTCAATTAATTCTTTAAGATATTTAGCGAAGAGAGGATTCTCTTGTGAATTCTTATAAACAATTGTATTTCCAGCCAATAGAGATTGTCCACACTGCCATGCTACATTCATAAAGGGATAATTCCACGGGCAAATTGCTGCGACTACACCATATGGCTCTTGAAATACTCTATGTATCTCTTTTTCATTTTCAAATGTAATTTTTGGTTTAAAAAAATCTGGTGCGGTATCAATATATTTATTAAAAAAATCAATTCCGCCCTGTACATTGTCCAATGCTGAAGAATTACTCCTACCAGTTTCCAATATCATTAATTGTGCGATATCTGCAGAATGTTTTTCGCAGATATCGGTGAAATCTTTTATGTGAGCACAACGTTGTTCGATGGACAAATCTGACCACATCTTTTGTGCCGATTTAGCATCTAAAACAGCATTTTTTACATCTGCTTGATAAGACATCTCAACTTCGCCAATTAATTCATAATTTTTTGAAGGATTTAATGATTGTAATTTTGTCATAACTATATTCTAGTTATTTATAGTATGTATTAGAATAAATATGAATGAATATCTTACTTTTTGACGGAGTTTGCAATTTGTGCAATAGTTTCGTAAATAAATTAATCAGATTGGACAAACAAAATCATTTAAAATTTGCTACATTGCAATCTAGTGCTGGTATAAAACTATTAAAAGAATACAATATAAAATCACATGGTAATGATCTTAAAACAGTCATTTATATAAAAGAGAATAAAGTATATGATCGGTCGAGTGCCGCGATTCATGCATTAATAGATACAGGATATTTCATAAAAATAGCATCGTTATTATTGTTTATCCCAAAAGCAGTCAGAGACCTCGTGTATAGAATAATTTCTAAGTACAGGTATAAATGGTTTGGTAAACGAGACACATGCATGATACCTACCGCAGAGTTGAAAGAAAGATTTCTAAATTAATAGTTTATGAATCTAAATTAATATTTTTTAATACAATTACTATCCACATTAGACAATAAGTATAGCCTGATAAAGAAATTCTGTGATTTTACGTTAAAATTGTGAAATGAAAATTTGGAATAGTTACTCTAATGAATTTACTACCTTAGATGATAAGCCAGTTTATGATTTATATGTTTGTGGTGTAACACCTTATGATACAGCTCATGTTGGCCATGGTGCGACATTTACTTATTTCGATACAATGATTTATCATATAGAACATAACTTGAATAAAAAAGTAAATTATATTCAAAATATTACTGATATAGACGATTCGATAATAGCAAAAGCAAAATCAATAAATGAAGATATTTTTGATTTGGCTAGATCTCAGACAAAAAGACTTAACGACTCTATGGAACAATTAGGTTTGCGTAAGCCCAATAAAATGCCGAAGGTTAGCGAAAAAATACAAGAAATTATCGAGACTGTAACAATACTTAAAAACAACGGGTTTCTCTACGATCTAAACGGTGATTGGTATTTTCAATATTCTAAAACTAAACCAAAGATGCCAGAACTTCCAATTTCTGAAATCGTAATGGAACGAATATTTAATGACCGTGGGGGTAATACGAAGATAAAAGGAAAAGAACACCCACTCGACTTTATAGTTTGGCAAAAATCACTTGAAGGCGAACCTTCATTTGAATCTCCACTTGGTATAGGACGTCCAGGTTGGCATATCGAATGTACTTCAATGTTACTTGATGAATTTGGTGGAGAAATAGATATACACGGTGGTGGCGAAGATTTGAAATTTCCTCACCATACAAGCGAAATGGCACAGAATTTTGGCTTAGGGAACGATTCAGTCGCAAAAATATGGATGCATACAGGTACGGTAGATTTCTTTGGCGAGAAGATGTCTAAGTCTCTCGGAAATATGATATATATTGATGACCTGTTAGATAGATACCCAAGCGCCGCAATAAAAATTGCGATATTAAATAATCATTATTTCGATAGTTTCAGTTGGCACGAAAAACTTATCCACGGAAGTTTTACTTTTTATAAAAAAATTCAAGCTGCAATCGATATTCAAAAAGTCGAAAGAATTAGTTCTTCAACACAAGCCAGAGACGTGATATTGAATTATTTAAATTGTGATTTAGATACACCAGCTGCACTAAGAATAATCTCGAATGAAGTTGAAAAGGTTTTGAATAAAGATGAGATCTCTATGACTGCAGACATTAAAGAACTCTGTGGTTTATTAAACTTAGTTGTTTGATAATCTAAAGTTCTTTTTCAAGCAGATCGCACGGTGCGACTATTTTTACTATATTTCCTTGCGAATCAATTTCATCCCAACGTTCAATTATCTTTTCTTTTTCAGAGTAACCATTTCGAAGATATAGTGCTTTTGCCCGTGGATTAGATTCTTCAACCGCCATAGTTACTCTATTCAGTCCTCTAACTTTTATACGTCTTTCTAATTCTGTAAAATACTGTGACCCTATACCTTTACTTTGGAATTCATCTTTTACATTAACCATCCAAATGAAACCAGTACCTTCTATTTTTTTATAGTCGATGCCACCTTTAACGATAATAGCTCCATTTAACTTCCCATAAACCATCTCGACTTCATCATTATCAACTCGCTTTATTGCTTCTATAATATGATCTAAATGAGATTGTGAGCCAGACCATTTGAGTTCTGGAACATCTCTTAGTTGTAAATCGCCGTAAACTAAATCCATCTTCAATCCTATACTTTGATATTATTAATCATTTTTCTGGCACTTCTTTTAATTTCGTTGAGACTTAAGAATTCATATCTCACATGATGATAGTAGTCTTTTTTAGTCATCTTGAAGATAATGTCTTAATCATGTGTCATTATTTTGAACTCTGCGGATTGTTCATTTATTCCCTTGTTATTATATATAATACCCATTTTGTAGGATTTACATTTATTGTTTCTACAACAATAGCTTTAACTCTTTTAGGCGTATTATTGGGTTTATAGTATATTCAAATGCAGATTTCGAAGATCTATATATAATTATAGAAGATTCAGTTTTTTCAATAAGATAAGCTTAACAAATCATTGCTTTCATTTTTGCTACTTAAGTATTAAAGTGTGATCATGAACAAAATTGAATTATCTGGAGGTCTGGTACACGAACTACCTAAAGATCTAAACAAGGCACTTAGTAAAAATAAAGAAATTACTGCTCTGTGGGAAGATATCACGATTATTGCTCGTAACGAATTTATCTGTTGGGTACAAGATGCAAAACAAGAAAAGACACGTGAACGACGAATAATTCGAACCGTCGAAGAACTGCTAGAAGGCCAAAAACGTCCCTGCTGTTGGGTCGGTTGTATTCATCGAACCGACAAAAAACCGAGTAAATGGCAACAAGATGTATTAATAGATAAAAAACCAAAATCAAATCAAAATAAATAAGGTCAAGTAACTATACAATATAATAAAAATTGCTCCGAGGGTGGGGCTCGAACCCACGACATCTTGATTAACAGTCAAGCGCTCTGCCAGCTGAGCTACCTCGGAAGACGGAAATACTATAGCAGAACAATACAAACTGAGAGTACTTAGGCTGAGATTTAAAGGATCTTAGCTATAGTTTTTTGCAAATCTGGCACAACTTCACTTTCGAACCATCTATTTTTTGCATGCCAGCGAAAATTCAGTGGTGATGGATGAACTATTGGGAAATATTTTGGAAGATATTCCTTATAATTTTGAACTGTTTGTGTGAGGTTTTTCTTTTTATCGTCAAGATAGTACTTTTGAGCATATGAGCCTATGAGCACAGTAAGTTTGACATTAATCATTAGATCAAGAAGCCTTCGATGCCAAAGTGAGGCGAAATCCTTTCGTGGCGGCATATCGCCTGATTTGGATTTACCTGGATAATAAAAATCCATAGGAATCAAAGCAAAGATTTCAGGGTCACGAAATTGCTTCTCGCTTACTCCTAACCAACTTATTAAGCGTTCACCACTAGCATCATCCCAGGGAATACCACTTTCTTGTGCCTTAAACCCTGGAGCTTGACCAATAATTACTACCTTTGATGATGAAGATGCTAAATACAGAGGTTTGTAGTCATTCTTGGTGAATTGTTGATTGCTTTTATGTGCGATTATTTCTTTTCTTATTGCGCTAAAAGCTTTTTCTTCTTTCATCAATATGCTCCAAACGATTAAGAAAACTAGCACCGATACCTTACAACATTTAGGGTATTATAAATTATGAACTTTTTTAATGCTATTGGGCTTCTTGGTGCATTTATTGGCGGTTACGCATATCTACCACAAATTCGCCATCTGATTAAAGAGCAATGCAGCGCTGGTATTAGTCCTAGAGCATATGGACTTTGGACATTATCTTCTGGACTTCTACTTATAAATGCTATATCAATCAGTTCAATAGTTTTCGTCGTACTTGGTTTTATACAATTGAGCGCTACTTTTATTATTTTAGTATTCAGCAACAGAAATAAAGGTCACGTCTGTGCAACACATTTACACGGTGAGGACCCGTTAAAAAATAAACTAATCTAAGTTAACTATCATCGTCGAGATGTTCTCGTAGTTCTTTAGAGCGCACAGGATGGCGAAGTTTCTTTAGTGTTTTTGATTCAATCTGTCTTATACGTTCACGTGTTACACCAAATTCAAGACCGACCTCTTCAAGAGTATGAGTCTCTCCATCATCAAGGCCAAATCGCATACGTACAATATCTCGTTCACGCTCATTTAAGTCGCCTAGAGCATTTTCTAGAGCTTCAATGAGTAGTTTACGGTCCGAGATTTGCTGTGGAGAAAAATCGTTAGGATCAACTACGAAATCACTGAGCATAGAATCATCTTCTTCACCAACACGTGATTCTAACGATACAGGATCTTGTTGGATTCTTTCAATTTCACGTATTTTTTCAATACTTAACTGGGTTTTTTCTGCTAATTCTGTTTGTGTTGGTTCTCTTTCTAATTCTTGTGACATCTGTCGACGTATTCTCATTACACGGTTTATAGTTTCTACCATATGGACTGGAATACGAATTGTTCGTGCTTGATCAGCAATAGCTCTAGTAATTGCTTGACGTATCCACCAGGTTGCATAGGTGGAAAATTTAAATCCTTTTGTGTAATCAAAACGATTTACTGCTCGCATCAAACCAAGATTTCCTTCTTGGACAAGATCTAAAAGCGCCATACCTCTGTTTGCATATCGTTTTGCAATAGAAACAACAAGCCTAAGATTCGCTTCAACTAGTTCTCTAGATGCCATTTCTCCATCACGGATAATTGCTTTTAAACTAGATTTTTTTGTACTATCATCAATTTCATTTTCTTCGAGTTTTTTTCCAGCAGTGAGTCCAGCTTCGATACGTTTCGCTAATCGAACTTCTTCATCAGCAGTTAATAATGACACTTTTCCAATTTCTTTAAGATACATTCGAACTGGATCGAAAGTTGCTGAAGCCGACGATGTTGTTAGATATAAGGGATTAGCTTTACCTGAGCTTTCAACATTTTTGGTTTCTTCATTATTGTCATTTTTACTTGTTCTTTTACCTTTTTTTGCTGACTTTCGTCTGTCTACAGCGACAGGAACATCACGTAAACGTCTTTCGTCTTCTCGTTTTAGCTCATCATGTATTTCGTCAACTACTTCAATACCCTCTTTACGCAAGCCTTCGTATATCGTAGCTAATACTTCAACTGAAGGTTCAAGGTTTGCTAATGCAGCAAAAATCTCTCCTGAAGTTATAAATCCTCGTTCTTTAACTGAAGAAGTTAGAGATTTTATGGTTTCAACAATTGGTTCACCATCGATTTCTATGGCATCAAGTGAAACCAAAATTGATTCATCTATCTCAATGGATTCTGTGGTGTCTTTAACATCTTTAGTATCGCTCATTTATAACCTAACTGATTAATTTGCTATACCTAATCTATCTCAACTTTCGACTAATACTTGGCATTCGAATTACGAAGGGCCAATAATTTTGTGGCCGACTCAATAATTGATCGAGTATTAGTTTTATCGATAGAGACATTTAAGGCATCTAAGTATTTTTTTACTAATGATGATTCTTCGTCACCTTTCGCTACTAGTTGATACAAATAATTTTTCATTTGATCAATTACTACCCTAGAGTAGACATCTAGCGAATATGACGAAATATCTTCAACATCCGCAAAATCTTCAACCAATATTTGATTCAAAATATTCCTAGGAAAATCATCAAGCGATTTACTTGCTGAATCGATAGTTTCATGTTCAATTAATGCGTCAAATATTTCTCTATATGTTTCTATAGAAAATATCTCACCAGAGATAAATTCACTTACACTACCCGGCTCATGAACGCAAAGCCGTAAAAGTTCTCGTTGTCGTGGATCATCAAATTTCAGAGTAGTTTCATCATTAATAAGATCTATCTCAATTGTTGAATCTGAATGACCGAATACACTACTTTGAGCAATAGCTTTGTCTACCGAATGATCTGATGTATAGCTACTTGTTTCTTTTGGCGCTTTATCAATTTTCGATAATTCTTCAAAAAACCAATTGGGTTCAAAGCCTAGCCTGGATGCATATTGAACAATATACCCTTCTCGAATCAGCTTACTTGTTTGACTCGATATTATCTTTGCGACACGGCCTGCAACATGTGCTCTTTCTTCGATTGATGCCGAAGTTCTTATTTCTCCAATCGTGCGATCTAATAGAAATTGCATAAATGGTATTGCTTTTTCGATACCTTCAGTTAATAAATTTAGATCTTCAAGATAAATATCCGCCGGATCTTTATCTATACTAAATCGTGCGACATAGAAATCAGCATCTGTTTCATTAATAAATTCCAACCATTTTTCAGTAGCTTTTTGTCCTGCTGAATCATAATCGAAACATAAAATGATTTTTTTAGCATATTTAGACATAGTCTTTACATGCTCGATGGTTGCAGCAGTTCCACAGGTGGCAACACAACTTTCAATTCCTGCCTGATTAAAAGCTATGACATCTGTATAGCCTTCACATACTACGAAATATCCCAATGCCACTGCACTGGATTTTGCTTTATCAATATTATATAAGACATTAGATTTTCTATATAATTTAGTCTCCGAAGTATTTTTATATTTTGGTGGGGTGCCATTCATTGTTCTTGCACCAAAACCTATTACAGCTCCTGATGTATTTTTTATTGGGAACATGAGTCGGCCGCGAAAAACATCGCTATATTGTCCTCTTGAATTTTTATACGCAAGATTAGCTTCAACTAATTGTGAAGGTAGAAATTTATCCGATAAATACTTTACTAATCCATCGTAACTCTCGGTTGAATATCCTATCTCAAAATCCAAGACTGCATCTTTTTCTATACCACGTGATCTCAAATATTGTCTAACATATTTTGCTTCATCGCTTGACATTAATATATTTGAATAATACTGAGTTGCCATTTTTAAAGCATCATATAAAGGTGTTAGTTTTGTTTTAGATTCAATCTGACTTTTATCATAAGTTAATGTTATGTTCGCTCGTTTTGCTAAAGCTTCTAGGGCTTCAGTGAAATCCATATGTAACATTTCTCTCAAAAAAGTTATAGCATCCCCTTTTTTGTGGCAACCAAAACAATAAAAGAAACCTAATTCTGGATTAACGCTAAAAGATGGCGTTTTCTCATCATGAAAAGGACAACAACCGCTATATCTTCTACCAGTACGTTTCAGAGGTACGTGTTCTGATATCAATGAGACTATATCAACACTCTCTTTTACTCTATTTATGTCTTGATCTGAAATTCCCATTTAAACTCTCTAAAAAATACTAATTAATCAAATATAGCTATTCATTAGCATTATTGCCAATTTCTTAGATATTTCCTCATATCTTTTACAATGTAAATGGGCCATTAGGACTATCTAGTTCATTTAATTATATGTCGATATATCACTATCATATTAAAGGATTATATCTAGGAGTGGAATGCTATATCTATATATTAAAACCCTAGCCAAGAAGTTTAAGCATATTTTTTCGGTACCCTCGACCCAAGCCATCACAAGTCTATTACTAATTATTTCTTCAATAGTTCTAGTGGCGACTACTACTATTGGAACAAAAATTTTGTCAACTTCAGACCTTGTAGATATAAATAGAGTTAAAGTAAATTCAACATCTACAGAAAGAAGGATTGGGGATGCTGCTGGTCTCTCAAGATTCCCAATATCAAAAAATAATATCGTAAAAGATGAGATTGGTGAATCTAACTCAACGACATCAACAAGAACTTCAAAACCAAATGTGAATGATACTGAAACTAAAACAACTACAACTACAACTTTGTTAGCAAGCAACCGACTTATTAATTCTTTTTCATATTCGATATACACTGATGGACAGGAAGTGAATTCTATAATTTACAGTTGGGCTACAAAACCAATAAATGTTGTACATAGATATTTAATAAAAATATCAACAAACAGATTGATAACAAATGAAGATCAAACCTTAGTAATTAAGGAAAATATCGAAGTAGATAATTATAATGCTGTTACAACATATAGTGACCTAGGTGATGAAGGGCTATATCTTGAAATTCAATATAAAGACAATTCAGGGAACTGGATTTTGCAAGAACAAAGTCAAATCAAGTATTTTTGATTTGGTCTAGATATTATTTGCTGTATTTATTGCATAGCTATCTGTCATACCTGCTAGATATGTGATTATAATCTTTAACTTAGCCT from Acidimicrobiia bacterium harbors:
- a CDS encoding HAD family hydrolase; the encoded protein is MTKYKNLLFDFDGCLVSSIEFWLNIYREAFSEFNLYPSDKEIMYHVGDWDIHKYFEIEDNQRFVDIVNSKLTDTHGRQVLSPNVVELLDELSEQHCFAVVSSGVKSNILDALTNNSINHHFDVVLGVHEVINIKPDSEPILKAIDLLKGEISNSIMIGDSRKDLEAANNAGVDSILYYPAIHENSHDLEMLLTYEPTYVVKSLLEIKEIVE
- a CDS encoding homoserine O-succinyltransferase produces the protein MPIIIREEQFRLKSRLIKAGAIVLDDIDAANQKVRPARIGLINLMPAATMEVTELQWLRYMSNTAVQIDPVLIKFDKDFRERAGASRANILTRYIPFSEAKKNGLDGLIITGGNLELANVQKGEQKIGLDFIEFKFYDQLRDIISWARSNVYSTIYSCIASHFALDQLFEMKRNIMPQKLFGVFDHEVHDTLSSPFTKGIDDIIRAPHARWGSVDISEFVNKDIEVLASCKTAGWLIAQSRNSLGGHDMFLQGHPEYDRYDLHREFQRDWAIGEAKSIPHGYYRNDNPASLPQLTWANDARALHSNWIAAIYRHFSSNLLNL
- a CDS encoding HAD family phosphatase, whose translation is MMIIDAVILDFDGTLVDSEPIWKKAILSVFKEYGITVPVDLLHAGTGLGIDVTIPMTFEALNINDLDPEEIKKKIVDTAHKKIIEEAQIRNGFFELLELLNKLAIPLAVCTASPMEMLKPALDLREIKNSFKITHSCAGAKNMKPHPDPYLLTAKELEVDILRCLVVEDSIPGIISGITSGAKTFAIPSINDLEKAKKLDATIIKDFVDVTNYIQEHYEEK
- a CDS encoding DsbA family protein yields the protein MEIDFYFDPSCPWCWVTSRWLVEVSENRVLKINWLPFSLAIKNNELSGDDVTGHLDTHSIAHQVLRMIEAIHEKENIDRGVLYSEFGKSYFIDKKLDDDNFMGKVLKRLGLSSDYLKEASRDKYDKALSVHIKNAVEVVGNDVGVPLIIFNSENGEKQGYFGPVLQGLPEKEQGLILWDALSKLGSSSHFFELKRTRKGRSKVKTTKRVFPEFAADNLTK
- a CDS encoding aldehyde dehydrogenase, which translates into the protein MTKLQSLNPSKNYELIGEVEMSYQADVKNAVLDAKSAQKMWSDLSIEQRCAHIKDFTDICEKHSADIAQLMILETGRSNSSALDNVQGGIDFFNKYIDTAPDFFKPKITFENEKEIHRVFQEPYGVVAAICPWNYPFMNVAWQCGQSLLAGNTIVYKNSQENPLFAKYLKELIEQSTMPKGVFNILIGDAQVGKWMIREEIDFISFTGSTNTGKELTKIAADKFIPIISELGGSAPLVIFDDIQVNDELIEHIWSRRFSDAGQSCDAVKRLIVHEDIYDDIVSRLIKLISSKKIGDPSDDSNDMGPLISSNQLQRLEDQVQDAKVKGAKIEIGGERPELLKGAYFLPTIITDVVKEMKIWHEEVFGPVLPIVSFKSDDEAINLANDTIYGLGAHVMTKDKDRFNKLAKEIKSGMIGQNTVMFWGTENPFGGYKQSGMGRVHGDYGFSEVTQVKLICEEKQ
- a CDS encoding DUF393 domain-containing protein, with amino-acid sequence MNILLFDGVCNLCNSFVNKLIRLDKQNHLKFATLQSSAGIKLLKEYNIKSHGNDLKTVIYIKENKVYDRSSAAIHALIDTGYFIKIASLLLFIPKAVRDLVYRIISKYRYKWFGKRDTCMIPTAELKERFLN
- a CDS encoding GNAT family N-acetyltransferase — translated: MDLVYGDLQLRDVPELKWSGSQSHLDHIIEAIKRVDNDEVEMVYGKLNGAIIVKGGIDYKKIEGTGFIWMVNVKDEFQSKGIGSQYFTELERRIKVRGLNRVTMAVEESNPRAKALYLRNGYSEKEKIIERWDEIDSQGNIVKIVAPCDLLEKEL
- a CDS encoding YdeI/OmpD-associated family protein → MNKIELSGGLVHELPKDLNKALSKNKEITALWEDITIIARNEFICWVQDAKQEKTRERRIIRTVEELLEGQKRPCCWVGCIHRTDKKPSKWQQDVLIDKKPKSNQNK
- a CDS encoding uracil-DNA glycosylase family protein, giving the protein MKEEKAFSAIRKEIIAHKSNQQFTKNDYKPLYLASSSSKVVIIGQAPGFKAQESGIPWDDASGERLISWLGVSEKQFRDPEIFALIPMDFYYPGKSKSGDMPPRKDFASLWHRRLLDLMINVKLTVLIGSYAQKYYLDDKKKNLTQTVQNYKEYLPKYFPIVHPSPLNFRWHAKNRWFESEVVPDLQKTIAKIL
- the rpoD gene encoding RNA polymerase sigma factor RpoD — translated: MSDTKDVKDTTESIEIDESILVSLDAIEIDGEPIVETIKSLTSSVKERGFITSGEIFAALANLEPSVEVLATIYEGLRKEGIEVVDEIHDELKREDERRLRDVPVAVDRRKSAKKGKRTSKNDNNEETKNVESSGKANPLYLTTSSASATFDPVRMYLKEIGKVSLLTADEEVRLAKRIEAGLTAGKKLEENEIDDSTKKSSLKAIIRDGEMASRELVEANLRLVVSIAKRYANRGMALLDLVQEGNLGLMRAVNRFDYTKGFKFSTYATWWIRQAITRAIADQARTIRIPVHMVETINRVMRIRRQMSQELEREPTQTELAEKTQLSIEKIREIERIQQDPVSLESRVGEEDDSMLSDFVVDPNDFSPQQISDRKLLIEALENALGDLNERERDIVRMRFGLDDGETHTLEEVGLEFGVTRERIRQIESKTLKKLRHPVRSKELREHLDDDS